The genomic stretch CAGGTTCTATTGACAATCTTCAGGAAGGGATAATGAATACAGTATTCCCTAAATTCTTGCATATTTAACCCTGTCGTTCTATAATCTTGATACTTTTAAAGGACAATTTAACTGATGTAAAAGATTTGGGTCACACTTTCTTGTGTTTATGGAAGTTCTACTTGATTGCTGCTTTAATTTTGAATGTTGCTCTTGAAAAGACTGATGATAGCATAATTTTCTTAAGTAATTTGCTCTTTTTGCCTGGATGCCCTGGGATTTATATCTTTGTCTATAAATTCCAATAGTTTTACTAGAATTTGTCTTGGAGTTaatcattttcagttaattttcctAGCTACATCACAGGAGCTACTCAATATGTAGATTaggatttcctttatttttagaatttttcttagattacagttttacatttttttttatttgttttgtttttcttcttctgggactccaatttcatttctgttgtttttgagttttttatttcagtgttttcattttgatctatttcattttgttttctaaatattgttAAGTGCTTGTTAAGGATGTTTAATTCTATTTGAAGTTTTGTAttactgtttattttgttttgtgagTTGCTTTTAGGGGAGGGGAATATTCATTAGctgaaatgtttttcttgttAGAGAATCTTTATATGGAGTAGGTCTGAGTTTTCCTATGTCTAGGCATTTTGTTGACACAGTTCCTAGTTCAAGACCCTCTTTCCTATCAGGATGATGAagtaatgatggtggtgatgttgggggtgggggtaggagatAAATTTGTGTATCTTGTGATTCTCTTTTACATATAGAGAATCCTTAATTTGCtccttttactttcttccttttcttcatttccacATCTGTGATggacatttcttcttttctgtttatcCTTCTCCCCTGAAGAAATGCTTCTTCAATGCTGCCACCTCTGGTACTTCCTACTTCCAAGTCCCTTCCCGTAGCTGAAAACAATCAAGTCTCAGACTTGTATTGCATATTTTTGCACTTCAGTGTTGAATTTCATCTTCTGAGGGTGATTTTTTCTGTGCTTTGGCTGTGTcttcttctcccctctccttttttcATGGAGTTTCTTAGTACTCTACTTTCCTGCTCTCTACACCCAGACTTACAGAAGTAAAAGGACCATCAGTGGAATTTGgcatttatttctctatttaaaataCTCTCTTGGTATTCTCTGTCTCCAATAATGCTGAAACAATGGGACATTGATGAACCAGAACAAAGAGAAATGTTAAGGCTATAGGAGATACTCTAGATAATTTGTGTAACAGTCATAAAACAAAGGATACACTCCAGAGCATAGGTGTTGGGGTTTGGAAAAGTAGAGATTCCAATTTCttttgaagtgtgtgtgtgtgtgtgtgtgtgtgtgtgtgtgtgaatatttgAGCATTTTAGATGTTAGTAGTAGTATGGGGCAAGAGGTAAAGGAGGTTTTGAGATGAAGGTTTGGATTCTCTATGAAGTAGGGGTCAAGTCATTCCTTGAAAACAAATGAGAACTTGCATTGACTGATTTTGTTTGAGGGGTGGAAAAGATGCTGAGAAGGTAGAAGAAAGTTGCTAACCAAGGCCAAGCAAAGCAATTGAGGTGCAGCACTGTAGGTCCAATAAAAAGTGGAAAGCTTGAGTTTATCATGTCCCAAATTAATTGGTGATGTTACTTTCTCCAGCTAGCATTACTATAGAACCTCAGTATAGTGTGGAAAAACTGTATGGTAAGTTTCCTTCATGAATGGAAATTTTCTGGTCTTGTGCAATAGGAAACACAAGAACCAACAAGGGACTACCAGTGAAATAGTGCTTGGAAAGAGAACACAGTGAAAACAGTGAAGAAGACAAAGCTGGAGGGGATTTTGACTGCATGAACAGTAATGAATCAGAGTATTGGAAGTCCTCATGAGAGAACAGGTAAGAAAACAGATGAGAGAACAGGTGTCACAGAAAGGCAGGGatctttattttcagaaaaatatttcagtgaaATTCATGACAAtaatggaccaaaaaaaaaaaaaaaagaaaataattcagttaTCTCTGAAAAGGTAAAACATTTCCTTTAATAAACGTCAATGGTTATTGTTGTTAAAACTCTGGAAACAGTGAATAGAAGGAACTCTCTTAACTTGATAAAGGTTATGTAACTAAGAGccacaacaaaaataaaacataactgaGAAAGCTTAGaaggattttatttaaaataaagcaaaaggcaAGAATTTCTATTACTACTACTGTTCAACATAGGACTAGAATTCCTGGCTCGTGCAGtaatacaagacaaagaaatataaCTGATAAAGGATTATAAGGAGAGAACATTGTTAATTTCAGAAGATATGATCGTCATAGGTCACACAAGAGATTATTAGGTTTATAAGAGCATTAATTTTTTGCTCATCACGTTAACTTATAAAAATCAATAGTATTTCTCTAAATCAGCAATAACCTACCAGACCATATATTGAAAATAAGATGCTATTCACAATAACCACAAAGGTGATTCATATATAGTAATTGGCccaaaaaatattgaataaaattcttacaggaaaaattttaaaactctatttagaaaatgaaataaaaatctgaaaaaattgAGTAATAGTACTGATTCAGAAGTATGGATAGCAACATTAATAGATCTTTAAAATGGTATTCCATATTAAAAATGAGAACAGAGTGAGATTTATTGCACACAAACTTTCTGCAAACCAAAATAAATATACAGTAAAAATTCTGTGCAATGTACACATATATCCAACGATATGTACCAAACATTAGCAGAGTGGTTCACTTTGCGGGAGTAATGAGAGTAATAGTTGAGAatgaaagttaaatgaaaaatatcagaagaaTTTATCTTGGGTTGAAGATGATGGTGTGtcataaatcataaaataaatttaactctACTGCCATGTGGGTacaatataattaaaaagaataagtaTAGTGGAAGTAATGAAGGGATAAACCTGGAGCTATTGTAAGATTTAGGCAGAAAGTGAGATGAAGCAGTGAATTCAGAGGCTTAACCGTTCCAGGTGATGGTAAGGTCCAGTGTGTGGCCATGGAAGAAAGTGGTCAAAAGGATGTGGAAATGAAGGTCATTAGAACAGAAGaggtaaagaaaatgagaatCCAGGATGTGAGATGATCAGTCATCCAAATGAGCATTGAGGTTATTTTGGAGAATGGCAAGTCTTGGGACTGAGAGGAACACTCAGCTGCCAACATCTTTAATAAATAAGGGGAAGCAAGTAGGAGATTGGTATATGGAAAGAGTGAGGAGAGGTAGAGTGTAATAGAATTAAATGACCTAAATCTCTGCTCTCCCATGCTCCTAGGATTTGTGACTGACATATGCCTGATGGGGATCTACTGTGGATCTGGCAAGATAATGAGGGTCATGTAGATGGATATTCCTATTGATAAGCCCTGAAAAATACATTCTTTGAtcttcacatctgtaaaatggttagAGGAAATAACTGTATTTGGAGTAGTTAGATGTTCATTTTGAGTGCCAATTCATCTCAACTTGTATTAGCTGACAATTGTGGCATGTTAAGAAGAGTTATGAAACCTCCTCCTTGCTCATTAGGAAATAGAGATGTCTTAGCAATGTCTTTGTGTGAAGAAGAGAGGCATGTAGCCATTTGTCttgacacataaagacaaatggtactgggagcaTCCATCCGTAAGAGGTTTGGGGATTGGAGCTGATGTGGTTGGAGTAAATGGATTGCTGCTAGCAATTTAAATGGTCAATTTGTATACTGAGGTGTGGGGAGAGTGGGGAGGTTGCACATGAAACTTTTACCTTTATTTACTGTTTCTAGGCATCATATTAGATGTGTCTTATATATTGCCTCTATTTCTCATAAAAACCCTGGCTGCTATgagaaataccacacaatagtttggcttaacagcaggcatttattttctcatggtttttgGGGGTAGAAGTTCCAAATCAAAAAGTCAGCAAGACCATGCCTTTTCCCCAAGTCTGTagagttctggtgctggcttgccccACTCCTTGGTGTCTCTTGGGTTGCACCTGTGCCTCCCATCACATAGTGAGGTCTTTGATCTCCTCCCTGTGTCTTCTCTTCTGGTATCTGCTGACTTTTGTTTTCTGGCTCCTTTGGGTATGtctcagaatcctctctttataaggactcCTGTCATACAGATGAAGGCCCACTCTACTCAGTTTGGCCACATCTAAATAAggtcttagaagatcctattcacaaatgagttcacaccctcaggaatgtggattaagattaagcaCATGTCTTTGTTGGAGTGCATAATTCAACCAACCAGTGGTGGGTATTATTAGccacattttatggatgaggagactgagaggttaaataacttgctcaagattaCACAGAAGATGAGAAGTGGGGCCAGAATTTGCCTGAAGAGCTGATATGCTTGCCAAACTGTCACACTTGAGAGGACATTTATGAGTGTGATTTTCCTATAGGCCTTACCATGTGGATGCTTCCAGGGCAGAACCAAAGCTGGGTTTCTGAATTTATCCTCCTTGGCTTCTCCAGTGACCCAACATCTAACAGGATCCTCTTCATTGTCTTCCTTCTCCTCTACCTGTGCTCAGTTATGGGAAATGGGCTCATCATCACCCTGATCTGCCTGGACTCACATCTCCAcactcccatgtacttcttcctctgtaTTCTCTCCCTGCTGGACATGGCCTGTGTCACGACCACTATACCCCAAATGCTGGTGGACCTTCTTGCTGCCTCCAAGACCATCTCTTTTGCTCGCTGTTGGCTGCAGATGTATGTGTTTGGTGCCCTGGGCCTGACTGAGTGCATGTTCTTTGTGGTCATGGCCTATGACCGATATGTGGCCATTTGCTACCCATTGAGTTATACTGTTATCCTTACCTGGGACCTGTGCATGTGGCTGGCAGCTGGGACCTGGGCCTgtggtttctttttctctgtgatCCACACCTTCCTCACCATGAGTCTACCCTATTGTGGGCCCAACATCATCAACCACTACTTCTGTGAAGGCCCCTCAGTACGGAGCTTGGCTTGCATGGACACCCACCTCATCGAGATGGTGGACCTGGTCATCAGTGTCTTTGTGGTTCTTCCCCCACTCTCCCTCATCGTGGCCTCCTACATACGTATTGCCCTGGCCATTCTCAAGATCAAGTCCACCCAGGGCCGCTgcaaggccttctccacctgtgctTCCCACCTGACTGTGGTCACATTCTTCTATGCTCCAGCCATCTACATCTACATAAGACCCAACTCCAGCTATTCTCCTGAGCGTGACAAGCAGGTCTCACTCTTTTATAATGTCTTCACTTCTCTGCTTAACCCTGTGGTCTACAGTCTGAGGAACAAGGACATCAAGGTGGCTTTTCTCAAGGTGATGGGGCATGGTAGGATGGCCTGATGGATTGGGAACAAGGAGAGGCATGGAGTAGAATGACCAATGCCTTTTGATTTATCAAGCCACCATTGTGTTTCCAAACAGATATAGTACTTCATCAGTGGAATAAATTAACATATCAAACAAACATGGCTGTCTTTATCACCTTGCTACATTGTAGTGCAATAACAAACAACTCCATAATCTCTATGGCTTACAACAGCTAGATTTCATTTATTGCTCATGTTCACAGCAGTAGTGAGGTGGCTGTGGCCTTCTGCAGACTGAGATAAAAGCTGAAGGAGTAGCCCCTATCTGGAACATGCCATTCTTGTAGCAGAAGAAAAGGAACAATGGTCCCCAAAATGATGGTTCTTAAAGTTTCTACTCAGAAGTGACACACTTTTCTTTGCTTACATCTCATTTaccaaagcaaatcacatggtcaagtattttctcccacagaaaaataatgcaagctATGTGGCAATGGGCACTAATATATAATACTTTTACAGCAATTGCATCAAGTTATGGGGATAATGATATATCCTACCATAAAGGCACAGGAACCCatagaataaatgcaaactgCATGAAACATGTTACCTGTAAATGTTATGGTACATGGAAACAATAGAAGGCCAAGGTGATGTAGCAATTTAATTGGTGCATGTAAACAATAAATATCTTTGCCATTATTGGTAATTAAACTGGTGGTGTACAGAATCAATACAGGCTATAGAACTGACTTGCTGCATGGAATGAATGTGGTTCCTGGGGCTGATTGGTTTacttctgtgatggtttgaaggatttatggaccccaaaaaagatcatgtttttaagctaatccatttctgtggttgtagacctattgtaggtgggactttttgattaggttatttcagttgatccGTGCCCCAGAtgcatcttaatcctcttactgaaaccctttataagaggatgagaaATAGATAGAatgacagagaagctgagaaagaaaaaggctcagaagctgagaaagaaagccacagaagaaccagaagctgaaagcaatgaaacttgagaagggagggaaagaccagcagacccaacatgtgccttaccatgtggcagaggagctgaggatcgccagcagcctgtcttcagagtccaggtatcttcttggtgatgccttgatttggacattttcacagcctcagaactgtactTCTAAGTTAAATCACCATTGTTAAAACCAATCCATCTGCAACatactgcatttcagcaactttagcaaactaaaacaattctGAACTGTATCATGGACACAGGACTTGATGTTAAGTGACCTAGGTTCTAGTCCCAACCTTGtgaacttgctgtgtgactttgggcaatttaCTTCCTTCCTGTCTCTGTACCACACtttactcatctataaaaggaACACTGAATTTAATGATCTCCAAGACCTCTTGAGTCTCTGAATTTCTATGCCACAGTAGGTGAAGTGGGTATAGTGCATGAGTCAAATGCAATAAGTTGTTGAAAATCTTCCATGAACCATAAGAAGAATAAGGAAAACATCAACGAATGAGTAACTTCTATGTATTTGTCCCATCTGTAAACCATAGCGAACAGCACACATAGCAGTAATTCCTAGCCTCTCAAGAGACCAAAATGACATGGACTCTCTAAGACTCCTGGCATGGGCACCCATCTTAAATCCAGGCCTCTTTGGTAGCCCAGAGGCCTTGGGATGAGCCAATTCAGGTTCAGCATCTCTTGATCATCTGTTATGGCCCAGCCAGTGCCAGACACTATGGAAACAAAGAGACATGTAGAGAGATCTACAATCATGAAATTATAATACCACAACCCAAGTGCTGAAATTTGTGCAACAGCTAATAACTGTCTTAGGAGGTCAGTGAGTTGGGGAATGCTGTGGAGAAAGCATAGGATTTGAATTCAAAGAGCCTTGGCTTGAATCCCTGCACAGCCACCTATCTTCTGTGAATCTGGCAAATTTGTTTGCATTTCTAAGGGTCAGATGTCTCATATGTGAAATCTATTTACAGGTAACTTCCTCACAGAGATGTTAACTTTTTAATGAGATAAATGTAAAGTACCTAGGACAGTGTCTAGTAAACGGTAGCTTAGGAGGATTGGGAGGTGATAGATGAAACCTATATGAGCCATAAGGGCAGAGACTTGCTGTTACACTATCTCCAGTGCCTGGCAAACCAACTCTTAAAAATACGTGGTTGGAAGACTGAAGAGAAGAAATATGATAATGTTGGGGCAGTGAAGGAAAGGGCATTTCAgaagaaagaacacctgaaagcaaaggtgaagaggaagaaatgaatgagCTGAGGAATGCAGAGAACAGAGAGGacattgtggtagtttgaagccattatgtaccccagaaaaggccaagttcttttttttattttttttttaaattttaaacattttttattgtgagatataacatatatgcagaaaataataaatttcaaagtacatttttacaagtagttatagagcacatttcaaagtctagtatgggttacagttccaccatttcagtatttccttctagctgttctaataattagaactaaaaagaaatagctatCTAGTGATtcaatagtcataatcatttcttaaattgaTCACTGtcacaatcttttttttaaatgcaattccaTTGAGATACATCCACATGCCATAAAATCATCCAGAATGCACAATCAGCCCTCCAGAGCACCAccacacagttgtgcatccatcatcacaatcaacCTTCCAAACACCTTAAccactccaagaaataaaaataaaaataacaagaaaaataaaaacaaaagtgaaaaagaacacccaaaacatctcatactccacACACCCCccattagtcatttactttttttctaccCCTTTTTTTCTACCCGTCTGTCCATActctgaataaagggagtgtggctcacaaggttttcagaatcacacagtcatcccatataTGCTGtatagttacatgatcatcttcaagaatcaaggacactggacT from Choloepus didactylus isolate mChoDid1 chromosome 2, mChoDid1.pri, whole genome shotgun sequence encodes the following:
- the LOC119519565 gene encoding olfactory receptor 2A12-like, producing the protein MWMLPGQNQSWVSEFILLGFSSDPTSNRILFIVFLLLYLCSVMGNGLIITLICLDSHLHTPMYFFLCILSLLDMACVTTTIPQMLVDLLAASKTISFARCWLQMYVFGALGLTECMFFVVMAYDRYVAICYPLSYTVILTWDLCMWLAAGTWACGFFFSVIHTFLTMSLPYCGPNIINHYFCEGPSVRSLACMDTHLIEMVDLVISVFVVLPPLSLIVASYIRIALAILKIKSTQGRCKAFSTCASHLTVVTFFYAPAIYIYIRPNSSYSPERDKQVSLFYNVFTSLLNPVVYSLRNKDIKVAFLKVMGHGRMA